A genomic window from Panthera tigris isolate Pti1 chromosome B4, P.tigris_Pti1_mat1.1, whole genome shotgun sequence includes:
- the DNAJB7 gene encoding dnaJ homolog subfamily B member 7, protein MVDYYEVQGVQRYASPEDIKKSYRKVALKWHPDKNPENKEEAERKFKEVAEAYEVLSNNEKRDIYDKYGQEGLNGGSRSHFDDSFEYGFTFRKPDDVFREIFGERDPFSFHFFEDSLEDLLNSPRSSYGSSGTRSFFATSSEYPVFERFSSYATGYIPYGSPGHEGLNSFSSLASDNSRMGNYRSVKTSGKTVNGKNTNTQRIIENDQEREVEDDGELKSFLINGVADEDGFAEECSWRRQLFNNYSPKYFRPKHVTQHTFVDNDKQDIPWVTSNWDPFIFSAGFKEGGKREKKEA, encoded by the coding sequence ATGGTGGATTACTATGAAGTTCAAGGAGTGCAGAGATATGCTTCACCTGAGGACATTAAAAAGTCTTATCGTAAAGTGGCACTTAAATGGCACCCtgataaaaatccagaaaataaagaagaagctgagagaaaATTCAAAGAAGTAGCTGAGGCATATGAAGTATTATCAAATAACGAAAAACGGGACATTTATGATAAATATGGCCAGGAAGGATTAAATGGTGGAAGCAGAAGTCATTTTGATGATTCTTTTGAGTATGGCTTCACATTTCGTAAGCCAGATGATGTCTTTAGAGAAATTTTTGGTGAAAGGgatccattttcatttcatttctttgaagaCTCACTTGAGGACCTTTTAAATAGTCCAAGAAGCTCCTATGGAAGCAGTGGTACAAGATCCTTCTTCGCTACCTCCAGTGAATATCCAGTTTTTGAGAGATTTTCTTCATATGCTACAGGATATATACCATATGGTTCACCGGGCCATGAGGGGCTTAATTCATTCTCCTCGTTGGCATCTGATAATAGTAGGATGGGCAATTACAGATCTGTTAAAACTTCGGGTAAGACTGTTAAtggcaaaaatacaaatacacagaGAATTATCGAGAATGATCAAGAAAGAGAAGTTGAAGATGATGGCGAACTGAAGTCCTTCCTTATAAATGGTGTGGCAGATGAAGACGGCTTTGCAGAAGAATGCAGCTGGAGAAGACAGTTATTCAACAATTATTCACCAAAGTACTTCAGACCCAAACATGTAACTCAACATACTTTTGTGGACAATGATAAGCAAGATATACCTTGGGTCACCAGCAACTGGGATCCCTTTATTTTCTCAGCAGGATTCAAAGAAGGtggtaagagggaaaaaaaagaagcataa